One Vicia villosa cultivar HV-30 ecotype Madison, WI unplaced genomic scaffold, Vvil1.0 ctg.001763F_1_1, whole genome shotgun sequence DNA segment encodes these proteins:
- the LOC131636516 gene encoding uncharacterized protein LOC131636516 yields MAEDRNHRPLKEFAQPSNEEPSSSIVNPAITTNNFKLKPSLLKLVQQNQFAGLATKNPNQHLKVFIQLADTLKANGATPEAIRLRLFPFSLRGKAHDWLDALPANSITTWEDLRRAFLARYFPPSKTAVLRNLITSFTQNQGESLFDAWERYKELLRVCLHHGLEQWLIIHTFYNGLHYNTKMSIDAAAGGALMNRPYPDTCALIEDMAHNHTQWGIERATVEKKESHGGKHEISFMDMMYAKMDAMALKVENMSQNPTTVAAIQSECELCGTQGHQTIDCNLLNDSSSNQLNYTQGNPFSNTYNPRWRNHPNFSYKNNNPIQNSGSSRPQGFQTQKQNQPMQVVPPRPNLKETVDTSIQNQTQQNKEFMNQHIHTNKLVTQLATKFDQMMTHTKMLET; encoded by the coding sequence TTAAAGAGTTTGCTCAACCATCTAATGAGGAGCCTAGTTCTAGTATAGTAAACCCCGCTATAACCACCAACAATTTCAAACTTAAGCCCTCATTACTAAAACTAGTACAACAAAACCAATTTGCTGGTCTCGCTACAAAGAACCCGAATCAACATCTAAAAGTGTTTATCCAGTTAGCTGATACCCTTAAGGCAAATGGAGCCACACCCGAAGCCATCCGCTTAAGATTGTTTCCTTTTTCCCTTAGAGGTAAAGCCCATGACTGGTTAGACGCCCTTCCAGCCAACTCAATAACAACTTGGGAAGACCTTAGGAGAGCTTTTCTTGCCAGATATTTCCCACCAAGTAAGACCGCTGTCCTTAGAAACCTGATCACTAGTTTCACTCAAAACCAAGGCGAATCACTTTTTGATGCCTGGGAAAGATATAAAGAACTTTTAAGAGTCTGTCTGCACCATGGCCTGGAGCAATGGCTAATCATACACACCTTCTATAATGGACTTCATTACAACACAAAGATGTCCATTGACGCTGCCGCTGGCGGAGCGTTGATGAACAGACCTTACCCAGACACTTGTGCCCTGATAGAGGACATGGCTCATAACCACACCCAGTGGGGAATAGAACGAGCGACGGTAGAGAAAAAGGAGAGCCATGGAGGAAAGCATGAGATAAGTTTCATGGACATGATGTATGCTAAGATGGACGCCATGGCCTTGAAAGTCGAGAACATGTCTCAAAACCCTACCACAGTGGCAGCAATCCAATCGGAGTGCGAACTCTGTGGAACTCAAGGACATCAAACCATTGACTGTAACCTTTTGAACGACTCTAGCTCAAACCAACTTAACTATACCCAAGGGAACCCTTTCTCGAATACCTACAATCCTAGATGGAGAAACCACCcaaatttctcttataaaaatAATAACCCCATCCAAAATTCCGGATCTTCGAGACCCCAAGGAttccaaacacaaaaacaaaaccaaCCTATGCAAGTTGTGCCACCAAGACCAAACCTTAAAGAAACCGTAGACACCTCTAttcagaatcaaactcagcaaaaTAAGGAGTTTATGAATCAACACATTCACACAAACAAGTTAGTTACTCAACTAGCAACCAAGTTTGACCAGATGATGACCCACACCAAAATGCTTGAGACCTAG